From Erigeron canadensis isolate Cc75 chromosome 8, C_canadensis_v1, whole genome shotgun sequence, one genomic window encodes:
- the LOC122610818 gene encoding uncharacterized protein At4g22758-like — protein MLPFKMKKKEQQQGVVVGNKILVKINVVGSAGPIRFVVDEKAVVAYVIEIALKSYAREGRLPVLGTNLNDFFLYTPIAGTEALSPWEMIGSFGVRNFMLSKKRDSRHSDDVSKITKKSFGSWKSWFNNRSLSLKVATARPLNNF, from the exons ATGTTGCCATTCAAGATGAAGAAAAAGGAGCAGCAGCAAGGTGTCGTTGTGGGCAATAAAATTCTAGTAAAGATTAACGTAGTAGGAAGTGCTGGACCGATCCGGTTTGTGGTTGATGAGAAGGCGGTCGTGGCTTACGTCATTGAAATCGCGCTAAAGTCGTATGCCCGTGAAGGCCGTCTTCCTGTTCTTGGAACTAACCTTAATGACTTCTTTCTTTATACTCCCATTGCAGGAACTGAAG CTTTGAGTCCATGGGAGATGATAGGATCGTTTGGAGTGAGGAACTTCATGTTATCCAAGAAACGTGACAGTAGGCATTCAGATGACGTGTCAAAGATAACGAAGAAGAGCTTTGGTAGTTGGAAGTCATGGTTTAATAATAGATCACTTAGTTTAAAAGTTGCCACCGCCCGCCCATTAAATAATTTCTAG
- the LOC122611127 gene encoding putative receptor-like protein kinase At4g00960 isoform X1: MNKSKNFFKSIKNPFNFSSSKATCTRKKSQEEDLGKITAQEQKVFTYETLVSATRNFHPDNKLGQGGFGPVFKGKLDTGEDVAVKKLAQTSNQGKREFVNEAKLLAHVQHRNVVSLLGYCVSPEKLLVYEYIANESLDKLLFKSTMCDVLDWKRRYDIIAGVARGLLYLHEDAHDCIIHRDIKASNILLDEKWVPKIADFGMAKLYPEDQTHVHTRVAGTNGYMAPEYVMHGNLSVKADVYSYGVVVLELISGQKNFSFNLDPQCQNLLDWAYKLYKKGKGLEILAPTLASTADPDQVATCIKIGLLCTQFDHHLRPTMGRVVLMLSRKSGTLEEPTQPGYLGSRHRRSHRTATSSSSDGMSLGSNSQSRSTFTSNTTTATATATGTPHTSAPHVSSASDSHRRRRGSSSVSDPYGKRPMQL, encoded by the exons ATGAACAAATCCAAGAACTTCTTTAAAAGCATCAAAAACCCATTCAATTTCAGCTCAAGTAAAg CTACGTGCACCCGAAAGA AAAGTCAAGAAGAAGATTTGGGAAAGATTACTGCTCAAGAACAGAAGGTTTTTACTTATGAAACTTTAGTTTCTGCAACAAGAAATTTTCATCCTGATAATAAGCTTGGTCAAGGGGGTTTTGGCCCTGTTTTCAAG GGAAAGTTGGATACTGGGGAAGATGTTGCCGTGAAGAAGTTGGCACAAACCTCAAACCAAGGGAAAAGGGAGTTTGTAAATGAGGCCAAACTATTGGCTCATGTACAACATCGTAACGTTGTGAGCTTGTTAGGGTATTGTGTGTCCCCAGAGAAGCTTTTGGTATATGAATATATAGCTAATGAGAGCTTAGACAAGCTTCTGTTCA AATCTACGATGTGTGATGTATTGGATTGGAAGCGTAGATATGATATAATTGCTGGTGTAGCACGAGGTTTGCTTTATCTTCACGAGGATGCACACGATTGCATCATTCATAGAGATATAAAAGCTAGCAACATTTTGTTAGACGAAAAATGGGTACCTAAGATTGCTGATTTTGGCATGGCCAAGCTCTATCCCGAAGACCAAACTCATGTGCATACTCGTGTAGCGGGTACCAA TGGATATATGGCACCTGAGTACGTCATGCATGGTAATCTCTCAGTCAAGGCAGATGTATATAGCTATGGTGTGGTGGTTCTAGAGCTTATCAGTGGTCAAAAGAACTTTAGTTTTAACCTCGATCCCCAGTGCCAAAACCTTCTTGATTGG GCGTACAAGCTTTACAAGAAGGGCAAAGGGCTTGAAATTTTGGCACCAACATTGGCCTCTACAGCTGACCCTGATCAAGTAGCTACCTGCATAAAGATTGGATTGTTATGCACACAATTTGATCATCATTTGCGGCCTACCATGGGTCGTGTGGTGCTGATGCTATCCAGAAAGTCAGGCACGCTTGAAGAACCAACTCAACCTGGGTACCTTGGCTCAAGACACAGAAGGTCGCACAGGACTGctacatcttcttcttcagacgGGATGTCTCTTGGGTCCAACTCTCAATCTAGGTCCACCTTCACCTCTAATACCACCACAGCTACTGCAACAGCCACAGGTACCCCTCATACATCCGCACCCCATGTAAGTTCAGCTTCTGATTCTCACCGTAGACGCCGTGGTTCGAGTTCAGTATCAGATCCTTATGGTAAACGGCCAATGCAATTATAG
- the LOC122611127 gene encoding putative receptor-like protein kinase At4g00960 isoform X2, with the protein MNKSKNFFKSIKNPFNFSSSKESQEEDLGKITAQEQKVFTYETLVSATRNFHPDNKLGQGGFGPVFKGKLDTGEDVAVKKLAQTSNQGKREFVNEAKLLAHVQHRNVVSLLGYCVSPEKLLVYEYIANESLDKLLFKSTMCDVLDWKRRYDIIAGVARGLLYLHEDAHDCIIHRDIKASNILLDEKWVPKIADFGMAKLYPEDQTHVHTRVAGTNGYMAPEYVMHGNLSVKADVYSYGVVVLELISGQKNFSFNLDPQCQNLLDWAYKLYKKGKGLEILAPTLASTADPDQVATCIKIGLLCTQFDHHLRPTMGRVVLMLSRKSGTLEEPTQPGYLGSRHRRSHRTATSSSSDGMSLGSNSQSRSTFTSNTTTATATATGTPHTSAPHVSSASDSHRRRRGSSSVSDPYGKRPMQL; encoded by the exons ATGAACAAATCCAAGAACTTCTTTAAAAGCATCAAAAACCCATTCAATTTCAGCTCAAGTAAAg AAAGTCAAGAAGAAGATTTGGGAAAGATTACTGCTCAAGAACAGAAGGTTTTTACTTATGAAACTTTAGTTTCTGCAACAAGAAATTTTCATCCTGATAATAAGCTTGGTCAAGGGGGTTTTGGCCCTGTTTTCAAG GGAAAGTTGGATACTGGGGAAGATGTTGCCGTGAAGAAGTTGGCACAAACCTCAAACCAAGGGAAAAGGGAGTTTGTAAATGAGGCCAAACTATTGGCTCATGTACAACATCGTAACGTTGTGAGCTTGTTAGGGTATTGTGTGTCCCCAGAGAAGCTTTTGGTATATGAATATATAGCTAATGAGAGCTTAGACAAGCTTCTGTTCA AATCTACGATGTGTGATGTATTGGATTGGAAGCGTAGATATGATATAATTGCTGGTGTAGCACGAGGTTTGCTTTATCTTCACGAGGATGCACACGATTGCATCATTCATAGAGATATAAAAGCTAGCAACATTTTGTTAGACGAAAAATGGGTACCTAAGATTGCTGATTTTGGCATGGCCAAGCTCTATCCCGAAGACCAAACTCATGTGCATACTCGTGTAGCGGGTACCAA TGGATATATGGCACCTGAGTACGTCATGCATGGTAATCTCTCAGTCAAGGCAGATGTATATAGCTATGGTGTGGTGGTTCTAGAGCTTATCAGTGGTCAAAAGAACTTTAGTTTTAACCTCGATCCCCAGTGCCAAAACCTTCTTGATTGG GCGTACAAGCTTTACAAGAAGGGCAAAGGGCTTGAAATTTTGGCACCAACATTGGCCTCTACAGCTGACCCTGATCAAGTAGCTACCTGCATAAAGATTGGATTGTTATGCACACAATTTGATCATCATTTGCGGCCTACCATGGGTCGTGTGGTGCTGATGCTATCCAGAAAGTCAGGCACGCTTGAAGAACCAACTCAACCTGGGTACCTTGGCTCAAGACACAGAAGGTCGCACAGGACTGctacatcttcttcttcagacgGGATGTCTCTTGGGTCCAACTCTCAATCTAGGTCCACCTTCACCTCTAATACCACCACAGCTACTGCAACAGCCACAGGTACCCCTCATACATCCGCACCCCATGTAAGTTCAGCTTCTGATTCTCACCGTAGACGCCGTGGTTCGAGTTCAGTATCAGATCCTTATGGTAAACGGCCAATGCAATTATAG
- the LOC122611126 gene encoding mediator of RNA polymerase II transcription subunit 23 gives MFRAPTASVGGGGGGGVPLTSSITTQSPNTVDMGGGGGVDPTHHRTSARAFQFHPARPLIIELFNLYLGRSGREKSDDLVREPPNKTQKRVTALNRDLPPPNEQFLVDFEQLQNQFPDREQLRMVSESVLISLVIQCSNHAPRAEFILFALRNLYNIGYINWDTFLPSLLSAVSSAEMSVSGISSAASPQPTVSSASLSQTGMLPSSATIPSSSNFQTSSPASPLISVHGIGSPSQSANEPSATPLSPVKSSDINNSGHNSRTNMLIRDNAISSLRQLCCKIIFSALEVNLKPSTHADIFNHMMNWLVNWDQQQQGSDEVDGLKSWKRDKALFEWLHNCLDVIWILVDDSKCRVPFYELVRSGLQFLQNISDDEALFTLILEIHRRRDMMAMHMQMLDQHIHCPTFGNQRLLTLATTNISAEAAINMRYSPITYPSVLGEPLNGEDIALCVQRGSLDWERALRCIRHALRSTPAPDWWRRVLLVAPSNRTQSQALITPGAVFTADMICEANIDRIVELLRLTNSEINCWQEWLIYSDVFFFLIKSGCIDFVDFVDKLVLRLAEDDHQILRTNHVTWLFAQVIRVELVMTALNQDSRKVETTRKILSFHKEDRNSDPNNPQCILLDFISSCQNLRIWSINSATREYLNGEQLQKGKQIDEWWRQVTKGDHMIDYMNLDDRSVGMFWVVSYTMAQPASDTVISWLTSAGHAELPGPNLQSNDRISMMREVPPVPISLMSGFSINLCLKLAFQMEEAMFSGEHVPNIAMVETYTRLLLIQPHSLFRSHLSHLHQRNPSILNKPSATLLVLEILNYRLFSLYRYQGKSKTLMYDVTKILSTLKGKRGDHRVFRLAENLCMNLILSLREFFFVRKEGKGPTEFTETLNRISVVNLAIIIKTRGIADAEHLLYLQTMLEQILATSQHTWSGKTLRYFPPVLCDALIGRIDKRGFAIQTWQQAEATVINQCTQLLTPSANPTYVMTYLNTSFPQHRQYLCAGAWVLMHGHPENINSANLGRVLREFSPEEVTANIYAMVDVLLHNMQLELQHGHLLQDLILKACANLAYFIWNHELLPLDILLLALIDRDDDPHALRIVVNLLERQELQQRIKFYVANRGKPEHWLQTVAFKRIELQKALGNHLSWKERYPTFFDDIAARLLPVIPLIIYRLIENDAAEAADRVLQFYSTFLHYYPLNITFVRDILAYFYGHLPGKLIFRILNVLDIKKMPFSESFPQHVNSPNATCPPLEYFASLLCNLVHNVIPQCNSKVDTSNNGARPITNRNPATNQPGSTNTLEGQKAFYQIQDPGTYTQLFLETAVIEVLSLPVTAAQIVTALVQIIIHIQPTLTQSNHGFHGSSTSSGQGSALPTSPSGGSTDSLGRCRQNATGMGFVSRSGYASQQLSCLMIQACGLLLAQLPAEFHIQLYAEASRVIKESWWVMDGKRSTSELDSAVGYALLDPTWAAQDNTSTVIGNVVALLHSFFSNLPQEWLDKTHLLVNHLRPIKSVAVLRIAFRIVGPLLPRLANAHSLFSKTLELLLNMMVDVFGRNSQPSTPVEASEITDLIDFLHHIVHYEGQGGPVQPNSKARPDVLALCGRAIENLRSDVQHLLSHLKTDANGSIYAATHPKLFQSPS, from the exons ATGTTCAGAGCACCCACAGCCAGCGTTGGCGGTGGCGGAGGCGGTGGTGTTCCCTTAACATCATCCATCACCACCCAATCACCAAATACGGTTGAcatgggtggtggtggtggtgtcgaTCCGACCCATCACCGAACTTCTGCCCGGGCCTTCCAATTCCACCCGGCCCGACCCCTTATCATTGAACTCTTTAATCTTTACCTTGGT AGAAGTGGTCGTGAAAAGTCGGATGATTTGGTCAGAGAACCTCC GAATAAGACACAGAAGCGAGTTACTGCTCTTAACAGAGACCTTCCTCCGCCAAATGAACagtttcttgttgattttgagCAGCTTCAGAATCAATTTCCT GACAGAGAACAGTTAAGAATGGTATCCGAATCTGTGCTTATATCTCTGGTTATCCAGTGTAGTAATCATGCACCACGGGCAGAATTTATTCTTTTCGCTTTACGTAATTTGTATAACATTGGGTATATAAATTGGGATACGTTTCTACCATCTCTTCTTTCTGCAGTTTCATCTGCAGAAATGTCCGTTAGTGGTATCTCTTCTGCAGCTTCGCCACAACCTACTGTTTCGTCTGCATCTTTATCACAAACTGGAATGTTACCGTCATCAGCCACGATTCCCAGTTCTTCAAATTTTCAGACTTCAAGTCCTGCATCTCCTTTGATTTCTGTTCATGGTATTGGCTCGCCGTCCCAATCAGCAAACGAACCATCGGCTACACCTTTATCACCTGTAAAGTCGTCGGATATTAACAATAGCGGCCATAATTCGAGAACTAACATGTTAATAAGAGATAATGCTATAAGCAGTTTACGCCAGTTATGTTGTAAGATAATCTTTTCCGCATTAGAAGTTAACTTAAAACCATCAACTCATGCTgatattttcaatcacatgatGAATTGGCTGGTTAACTGGGACCAACAGCAACAGGGAAGTGACGAGGTTGATGGCCTAAAATCATGGAAAAGGGATAAAGCCTTATTTGAATGGCTACATAATTGTTTAGATGTGATTTGGATATTGGTTGATGATAGTAAATGCCGCGTGCCTTTCTATGAGTTAGTTCGAAGCGGACTACAATTTTTACAGAATATATCTGATGACGAGGCATTATTTACTCTTATCTTGGAGATTCATAGGAGAAGAGATATGATGGCTATGCACATGCAAATGTTGGATCAACATATTCACTGCCCGACATTTGGTAATCAACGCCTTCTGACTCTGGCTACAACTAATATATCAGCGGAAGCAGCCATAAATATGAGATATTCGCCTATTACATATCCAAGTGTGCTTGGCGAACCCCTGAATGGGGAG GATATCGCTCTCTGTGTTCAGAGAGGTAGTCTTGATTGGGAGCGGGCCTTGCGTTGTATCAGGCATGCTCTTCGTAGTACGCCAGCTCCTGATTGGTGGAGACGTGTGCTTCTAGTGGCACCAAGTAACCGCACACAATCACAGGCACTCATCACTCCTGGTGCTGTTTTTACTGCAGACATGATCTGTGAGGCAAATATTGATAGAATTGTTGAACTATTGAGGCTGACAAATTCAG AAATAAATTGCTGGCAGGAGTGGCTTATCTATTCagatgtgttttttttcttaatcaaAAGTGGCTGTATAGATTTTGTCGATTTTGTGGACAAGTTAGTTTTACGCCTAGCTGAGGATGATCACCAGATTCTTAGGACGAATCATGTGACATGGTTGTTTGCACAAGTTATCCGGGTTGAGCTTGTAATGACTGCTTTAAATCAAGACTCTAGAAAg GTGGAAACAACCAGAAAGATTTTGTCATTTCATAAAGAAGATCGTAACTCTGATCCTAATAATCCTCAATGTATCCTGCTCGATTTCATAAGCAGTTGTCAGAACCTTCGTATATGGTCAATCAACTCTGCGACTCGAGAATATTTGAATGGTGAGCAGCTTCAGAAAGGAAAGCAAATAGATGAATGGTGGAGGCAAGTTACTAAAG ggGATCATATGATCGACTATATGAATCTGGATGATAGATCAGTTGGGATGTTTTGGGTTGTGTCTTACACAATGGCACAACCTGCTTCTGACACAGTGATAAGCTGGTTAACATCTGCTGGACATGCAGAATTACCAGGACCAAATCTACAATCTAATGATAGAATATCGATGATGCGTGAAGTTCCTCCTGTTCCGATATCATTGATGTCTGGTTTTTCAATTAATTTGTGCCTCAAGCTCGCTTTTCAGATGGAAGAGGCTATGTTCTCTGGAGAG CATGTCCCTAACATTGCGATGGTTGAAACATATACCAGATTGCTGCTCATCCAACCTCATTCATTATTTCGTTCACATTTAAGT CATCTGCATCAGAGGAACCCTTCTATTTTAAATAAGCCATCAGCTACTCTTTTGGTTCTGGAAATTCTTAACTACCGTTTATTTTCCCTATACAG GTACCAAGGGAAGAGCAAGACATTAATGTATGATGTCACCAAAATTCTCTCTACTCTAAAAGGCAAGCGTGGAGATCATCGTGTGTTTAGATTGGCGGAAAACCTGTGCATGAATCTCATTTTATCATTGAGAGAGTTCTTTTTTGTGAGGAAGGAAGGAAAG GGTCCCACTGAATTCACTGAAACGTTAAATCGTATAAGCGTAGTGAATCTTGCCATTATTATCAAGACTCGTGGAATTGCTGATGCTGAACACCTTCTCTATCTTCAAACAATGTTGGAACAAATCTTAGCAACTAGTCAACATACTTGGTCTGGAAAGACCCTTCGTTACTTTCCACCTGTTTTATGTGATGCCTTGATTGGCAGGATAGACAAAAGAGGCTTTGCAATTCAAACCTGGCAGCAG GCTGAAGCCACTGTAATTAATCAGTGTACCCAGCTTCTCACACCATCAGCTAATCCTACTTATGTCATGACTTATCTTAATACGAGTTTTCCTCAACATCGACAATATTTATGTGCTGGAGCATGGGTGCTCATGCATGGCCACCCTGAGAACATTAATAGTGCAAACCTG GGGCGTGTTCTAAGAGAGTTTTCTCCTGAGGAGGTGACTGCAAATATATATGCTATGGTGGATGTTCTTTTGCATAACATGCAATTGGAGCTACAGCATGGACATCTCTTGCag GATCTTATCTTGAAGGCCTGTGCAAATCTTGCTTACTTTATTTGGAACCATGAGCTGCTTCCTTTAGACATTTTGCTTCTGGCATTAATTGACCGTGACGATGATCCACATGCTTTGCGTATCGTG GTTAATTTGCTTGAGCGACAAGAGCTTCAGCAGAGGATCAAATTTTATGTTGCTAACCGTGGCAAGCCCGAGCATTGGCTTCAAACTGTAGCATTCAAGCGTATTGAATTACAAAAGGCTCTTGGCAATCATTTGTCATGGAAGGAAAG gtATCCGACATTTTTTGATGATATTGCCGCACGGTTACTCCCCGTTATCCCCTTGATCATCTATAGACTTATTGAAAATGATGCTGCAGAAGCAGCAGATAGAGTTCTCCAATTCTATTCAACCTTCCTTCATTACTATCCCTTAAATATAACATTTGTTCGTGATATACTGGCATATTTCTACGGACATCTTCCAGGAAAACTCATTTTTCGAATACTGAATGTGCTCGATATAAAAAAG ATGCCATTTTCTGAGTCATTTCCACAACATGTTAATTCACCAAATGCCACGTGTCCACCATTGGAGTACTTTGCATCTCTTTTATGTAATCTTGTGCATAATGTCATCCCTCAATGCAATTCAAAAGTGGATACTTCAAACAATGGTGCACGTCCTATCACAAATAGGAATCCTGCAACCAATCAACCCGGGTCAACTAACACCCTCGAAGGTCAAAAAGCATTCTATCAAATACAAGATCCTGGCACATACACACAACTTTTTCTCGAAACTGCAGTGATAGAAGTCCTATCACTGCCTGTAACCGCAGCACAGATTGTAACAGCGCTTGTGCAAATAATTATCCACATACAGCCAACTCTTACTCAATCCAACCATGGTTTCCATGGATCTTCAACTAGTTCAGGTCAAGGATCTGCTTTGCCAACTTCCCCATCAGGGGGAAGTACGGATTCTTTAGGCAGATGCAGACAAAATGCTACTGGCATGGGATTTGTTTCAAGAAGTGGTTATGCGAGCCAACAACTTTCTTGTTTGATGATTCAAGCTTGTGGGCTCCTGTTGGCTCAGCTTCCTGCTGAGTTTCACATACAGCTTTACGCAGAGGCGTCACGTGTGATCAAGGAGAGTTGGTGGGTTATGGATGGAAAGCGATCGACCAGTGAGCTAGATTCTGCTGTTGGCTATGCTTTGTTGGATCCAACATGGGCTGCTCAAGACAATACTTCCACCGTCATTG GAAATGTGGTTGCTCTGCTTCATTCGTTCTTCAGTAATCTTCCACAGGAATGGTTAGATAAAACACATCTACTTGTAAACCATCTACGGCCCATAAAATCAGTTGCGGTGTTGAGAATCGCCTTCCGTATTGTGGGTCCATTGCTGCCAAGATTAGCAAATGCTCACAGTTTGTTCAGCAAG ACCCTTGAACTACTGCTAAATATGATGGTGGATGTCTTTGGGAGGAACTCTCAGCCATCAACTCCTGTTGAAGCATCAGAAATAACTGACCTAATTGATTTCCT TCATCATATTGTGCATTATGAAGGTCAGGGAGGACCTGTACAGCCAAATTCAAAAGCAAGACCAGATGTATTGGCTTTATGTGGAAGAGCCATTGAGAATTTACGCAGTGATGTGCAGCATCTACTTTCTCACTTAAAAACCGATGCAAATGGTTCTATATATGCAGCTACCCATCCGAAGCTCTTTCAAAGTCCATCTTGA
- the LOC122611128 gene encoding protein TIFY 7-like, with protein MERDFMGLNSKDTVLKKEDLTGCKEAYGFKAFNHHQEGKFQAGAHFMQLHSDAKQAVPTSSLLGSCLFTPQFYGAPAVKPHLLGVPVASHPVYPFTGSSFYSRKTQPWCGSKVDSAQSQLTIFYGGLVNVYDNISPKEAQAIMLMAGNWRFLSSGTTPKPRPVQAHGYRPSTPAVDEAYLSRPTTTQPCSAVSSPMSVSSHPVGQASGSRPTNKTEETKKLLSSLGHAIQSVFPQARKASLARFLEKRKERGLASAPYSLSKSINYAANSDDVVNVSK; from the exons ATGGAAAGAGATTTTATGGGCCTAAATTCTAAAGATACAGTCCTCAAGAAAGAAGATCTTACAGGGTGCAAAGAAGCAT ATGGTTTTAAAGCCTTCAACCACCACCAAGAGGGTAAATTCCAG GCCGGTGCACATTTTATGCAACTTCACAGTGATGCTAAGCAAGCAGTTCCAACTAGCAGCTTATTAGGTAGTTGTTTGTTTACCCCCCAGTTTTATGGTGCCCCTGCTGTTAAGCCACATTTACTTGGAGTTCCTGTTGCATCTCATCCGGTTTACCCATTTACCGGCTCCTCCTTTTATAGTCGCAAAACCCAACCATG GTGTGGCTCCAAGGTTGATTCCGCCCAGTCTCAGCTAACCATCTTTTATGGTGGTTTGGTGAATGTTTATGATAATATCTCTCCTAAGGAG GCCCAGGCTATAATGCTCATGGCTGGAAATTGGAGGTTTCTGTCATCAGGGACTACACCAAAGCCACGGCCAGTGCAAGCTCATGGATATAGACCATCGACCCCAGCAGTAGATGAGGCTTATTTAAGCCGGCCAACTACCACACAACCCTGCTCGGCTGTCTCAAGTCCCATGTCCGTGTCTTCACATCCTGTTGGTCAAGCTAGTGGTAGCAGACCGACTAACAAAACTGAAGAAACTAAAAAACTATTGAGTTCACTTGGACACGCAATACAGTCAG TCTTCCCTCAGGCGCGCAAAGCATCTTTGGCTCGGTTTCTTGAGAAGCGCAAGGAAAG AGGGCTGGCTTCAGCTCCTTACAGCCTCAGCAAGAGCATCAACTATGCAGCCAACAGCGATGACGTTGTCAATGTAAGCAAGTGA